A window of Rattus norvegicus strain BN/NHsdMcwi chromosome 14, GRCr8, whole genome shotgun sequence contains these coding sequences:
- the LOC120096627 gene encoding developmental pluripotency-associated protein 3-like has product MDKSSEKVDPVVNPETQMNDGSQREDEEDSPDDSEILQPETLVKVMKKLTLNPSAKPPKYHRHQRVRLRIKSQPVGNRSERIMREVQSAFPKTRVRTLLSVLKDPIARMRRFVRIEQRQRQLEGNERRDEPFRCLCTFCHYQRWDPSENAKIGQNQKN; this is encoded by the coding sequence ATGGACAAGTCATCCGAGAAAGTCGACCCAGTTGTGAACCCAGAAACTCAGATGAATGATGGATCTCAGAGGGAAGATGAAGAGGACTCACCAGATGATTCAGAAATCCTACAACCAGAAACACTAGTAAAGGTCATGAAAAAGCTAACCCTGAACCCCAGTGCCAAGCCACCAAAATATCATCGTCATCAAAGGGTTCGTCTCCGGATTAAGAGCCAGCCTGTGGGGAACAGAAGTGAAAGAATCATGAGGGAAGTTCAAAGCGCCTTTCCCAAGACAAGGGTCCGCACACTGCTGTCGGTGCTGAAAGACCCCATAGCAAGGATGAGAAGATTTGTTCGGATtgagcagagacaaagacagcttgaaggaaATGAGAGACGAGATGAGCCATTCAGATGTCTCTGCACTTTCTGCCATTATCAGAGATGGGATCCTTCTGAGAATGCTAAAATAGGGCAGAACCAGAAGAATTAG